The Benincasa hispida cultivar B227 chromosome 11, ASM972705v1, whole genome shotgun sequence genome has a segment encoding these proteins:
- the LOC120091179 gene encoding heat shock 70 kDa protein, mitochondrial, which produces MATGVLLRSLRRRDLASSSLSAYRSLTSNAKPSWGNSHLSQSWASLSRPFSSKPAGNDVIGIDLGTTNSCVAVMEGKNPKVIENSEGARTTPSVVAFNQKGELLVGTPAKRQAVTNPTNTVFGTKRLIGRRFDDPQTQKEMKMVPYKIVRAPNGDAWVEANGQQYSPSQIGAFVLTKMKETAEAYLGKSVSKAVITVPAYFNDAQRQATKDAGRIAGLEVLRIINEPTAAALSYGMNNKEGLIAVFDLGGGTFDVSILEISNGVFEVKATNGDTFLGGEDFDNALLDFLVSEFKRTEGIDLTKDRLALQRLREAAEKAKIELSSTSQTEINLPFITADATGAKHLNITLTRSKFESLVNHLIERTKAPCKNCLKDASISIKEVDEVLLVGGMTRVPKVQDVVTEIFGKSPSKGVNPDEAVAMGAAIQGGILRGDVKELLLLDVTPLSLGIETLGGIFTRLISRNTTIPTKKSQVFSTAADNQTQVGIKVLQGEREMASDNKLLGEFELVGIPPAPRGMPQIEVTFDIDANGIVTVSAKDKSTGKEQQITIRSSGGLSEDEIDKMVKEAELHAQKDQERKALIDIRNSADTTIYSIEKSLSEYREKIPGEIAKEIEDAVADLRKAMSEDNLEEIKSKLDAANKAVSKIGQHMAGGSGGGAASGGSQGGDQASEAEYEEVKK; this is translated from the exons ATGGCCACCGGCGTGCTCCTCCGTTCTCTTCGACGTCGCGATTTAGCCTCCTCCTCCCTTTCAGCTTACCGATCC TTAACCAGTAATGCCAAGCCGTCGTGGGGAAACTCTCACCTTAGCCAATCATGGGCAAGTTTGTCCAGGCCGTTCAG TTCAAAGCCTGCTGGGAATGATGTAATTGGTATTGACTTGGGTACCACCAATTCTTGTGTTGCTGTTATGGAAGGGAAG AATCCAAAAGTTATTGAAAACTCAGAAGGTGCCAGGACCACACCATCGGTGGTTGCTTTCAATCAGAAAGGTGAACTGCTTGTAGGAACCCCAGCCAAGAGACAGGCAGTAACAAATCCAACAAATACTGTGTTTGGAACCAAACGTCTGATTGGTAGACGTTTCGATGACCCTCAGACACAGAAGGAGATGAAGATGGTGCCATacaaaatagtcagagctccAAATGGAGATGCTTGGGTTGAAGCAAATGGACAGCAGTACTCACCAAGCCAGATCGGTGCTTTTGTCCTAACAAAGATGAAGGAAACTGCTGAGGCCTACCTTGGAAAGAGTGTGTCTAAGGCTGTGATTACTGTTCCAGCTTATTTCAATGATGCACAGAGACAGGCAACAAAGGATGCTGGCAGGATTGCTGGTTTGGAAGTTCttagaattatcaatgaacCAACTGCTGCTGCACTTTCTTATGGAATGAACAATAAGGAGGGCCTTATTGCTGTCTTTGATCTTGGTGGTGGCACATTCGATGTTTCCATCTTGGAGATATCTAATGGTGTTTTTGAG GTGAAAGCAACAAATGGTGACACATTCTTGGGTGGAGAGGATTTTGACAATGCTCTTTTGGACTTCCTAGTGAGCGAGTTCAAGCGAACCGAGGGAATTGACCTTACAAAGGACAGGCTTGCCCTGCAGAGGCTCAGAGAAGCTGCAGAGAAGGCAAAGATTGAACTATCATCTACATCACAGACTGAAATTAACCTGCCATTTATCACTGCTGATGCAACTGGTGCAAAGCATCTGAATATCACTTTGACCAGGTCGAAGTTTGAAAGTCTTGTCAACCACTTGATTGAAAGGACCAAGGCCCCATGCAAAAATTGTTTGAAGGATGCCAGTATTTCTATCAAAGAAGTCGATGAAGTGCTTTTAGTTGGTGGAATGACTCGTGTACCAAAGGTGCAAGACGTTGTCACAGAAATTTTTGGAAAGAGCCCCAGCAAAGGAGTGAATCCCGATGAAGCAGTTGCTATGGGAGCTGCAATTCAGGGTGGGATTCTTCGTGGTGATGTCAAAGAATTGCTTCTTCTGGATGTTACCCCACTATCACTTGGTATCGAGACACTTGGTGGTATCTTTACAAGGTTGATCAGTCGGAACACTACCATTCCAACTAAGAAGAGTCAG GTGTTCTCAACCGCAGCTGACAATCAGACTCAGGTTGGTATCAAGGTATTGCAAGGTGAGAGGGAAATGGCTTCTGACAACAAGCTTCTAGGAGAGTTTGAGTTAGTTGGAATTCCTCCTGCTCCTAGGGGAATGCCTCAAATTGAGGTGACATTTGACATCGATGCCAATGGCATTGTTACCGTCTCTGCTAAGGACAAGTCCACCGGTAAAGAACAACAAATCACCATTCGATCTTCTGGAGGACTCTCAGAAGATGAAATTGACAAAATGGTCAAGGAAGCAGAGCTGCACGCCCAGAAGGATCAAGAGAGGAAAGCTCTTATCGACATCAGAAACAGTGCAGATACTACCATCTACAGCATTGAGAAGAGTTTGAGTGAGTACAGGGAGAAAATACCTGGTGAGATTGCCAAAGAAATTGAGGATGCAGTTGCTGATTTGAGGAAGGCAATGTCAGAAGACAACCTCGAAGAGATCAAGTCAAAACTCGATGCTGCAAACAAAGCTGTGTCCAAGATTGGACAACATATGGCTGGTGGTTCAGGTGGTGGTGCTGCTTCTGGAGGATCCCAGGGTGGTGATCAAGCATCTGAAGCCGAGTACGAAGAGGTGAAGAAATAA
- the LOC120091180 gene encoding transcription factor GTE7-like, with the protein MASAVLANRNETNWPQPRGNGRGTEEGLMGKVPFSNPNPKFNKKQFHGEMNGFQMDDSPAVTQSASDDASSINHHRRLSNGVDFSQYVSFNVSSCSRKELIELKTRLISELEQIRQLKNRINSGELHSRPKHQKKSSKTSGTKRPLPTSSNGMELKRSNSDNGNLLKACSQILTKLMKHKHGWIFNKPVDVVGMGLHDYYDIVKRPMDLGSVKAKLSKDAYESPYDFAADVRLTFKNAMTYNPKGHDVHAMAEQLLIRFEELFRPVGEALEEEDRRFRGYQDELPASSWNHSEAERTMKKDTTQKQIAKKTEPLIAPSSSSNPPMMQSPVKTPSPLRAPPVKPLKQPKPRAKDPNKREMTLEEKHKLGIGLQSLPPEKMEQVVQIIKKRNGHLKQDGDEIELDIEAVDTETLWELDRLVTNWKKMMSKIKRQALISAASMKPNGVLPIPEKVEVGSETKKQRKGEAGEEDVDIGDEMPASNFPPVEIEKDAAGGGHASSSSSGSSSSSSDDSSSSSDSDSEGSSSGSDSDDNAQ; encoded by the exons ATGGCTTCCGCCGTCTTAGCTAACCGAAACGAAACCAATTGGCCGCAGCCGAGGGGTAACGGTCGCGGTACGGAAGAAGGATTGATGGGTAAAGTACCTTTTTCAAACCCTAACCCTAAATTTAACAAGAAACAGTTTCACGGCGAGATGAATGGTTTCCAGATGGATGATTCTCCAGCTGTGACTCAATCAGCGTCAGATGATGCTTCGTCGATCAATCATCATCGGAGATTGTCCAACGGCGTCGATTTTAGTCAATATGTGAGTTTCAACGTTTCATCGTGTTCGAGGAAGGAGCTGATCGAGCTGAAGACAAGGTTAATCTCCGAGCTAGAACAGATTCGGCAATTGAAAAATCGTATCAATTCCGGTGAACTACATTCCAGACCAAAGCATCAGAAAAAGTCGTCAAAAACCTCAGGAACCAAGCGGCCTTTGCCAACGTCGAGCAACGGTATGGAGTTGAAGCGGTCTAATTCAGATAACGGAAATCTGTTGAAGGCTTGCTCGCAGATTTTGACGAAACTCATGAAGCACAAACATGGCTGGATCTTCAACAAGCCGGTCGATGTGGTTGGAATGGGCCTTCACGATTACTACGACATCGTCAAGCGTCCTATGGATTTGGGATCCGTGAAAGCCAAGTTGAGCAAAGATGCGTATGAATCACCGTACGATTTCGCTGCCGACGTAAGGTTGACCTTCAAGAACGCGATGACCTACAATCCCAAGGGCCACGATGTGCACGCCATGGCGGAGCAATTACTGATAAGATTTGAGGAATTGTTTCGACCTGTAGGTGAAGcgctagaagaagaagatcggCGGTTCCGTGGCTACCAGGATGAGTTGCCGGCGAGTTCATGGAATCATTCAGAGGCTGAAAGAACTATGAAGAAGGATACTACCCAGAAGCAAATTGCGAAGAAGACAGAGCCATTGATAGCTCCGTCGAGCTCTTCCAACCCGCCTATGATGCAATCGCCTGTTAAAACTCCCTCGCCTCTACGAGCACCACCTGTAAAGCCGCTGAAGCAGCCGAAACCAAGAGCTAAAGATCCTAATAAGAGAGAAATGACTCTTGAAGAGAAGCACAAATTGGGAATTGGGTTGCAGAGTTTGCCACCAGAGAAAATGGAGCAAGTAGTGCAAATcataaagaagagaaatggcCACTTGAAGCAAGATGGGGATGAGATTGAGCTCGACATTGAAGCTGTAGATACAGAAACACTATGGGAGCTCGATCGATTGGTTACAAACTGGAAGAAAATGATGAGCAAGATCAAACGGCAGGCTCTTATCTCTGCAGCATCTATGAAACCCAATGGG GTTTTGCCTATCCCTGAGAAAGTCGAAGTGGGTTCAGAAACAAAGAAGCAAAGGAAAGGGGAGGCTGGTGAGGAAGATGTGGACATTGGCGATGAGATGCCTGCAAGCAATTTTCCACCGGTGGAGATTGAGAAAGACGCAGCCGGAGGAGGCCATGCTAGCAGTAGTTCCAGCGGCTCCAGTAGTTCAAGCAGTGATGATTCTTCCTCTTCCAGTG ATTCGGATTCCGAAGGCAGTTCTTCTGGGAGCGATTCCGACGACAATGCACAATGA
- the LOC120091596 gene encoding phosphoglycerate mutase-like protein 1 isoform X1 codes for MTISGIVAFNIDFRILSSTGQTHTPFLSKPFNSLLSPTSISTSIHPPLAARCSFSSSSSSSIASFDMDNGAGLSLYPLHRCKTVHLVRHAQGIHNVDGDKSYKAYMRPEFFDAHITQLGWQQIDNLRKHVHASGLSRKIDLVVTSPLLRTLQTAVGVFGGEGYTAGMDVLPLMIANAGNSARAAISSLNCPPIAAVELCREHLGVHPCDKRRNISDYQFLFPAVDFSLIESDEDVLWKADVRETKEELAARGLQFLNWLWTRKEKEIAVVTHSGFLFHTLTAFGNDCHPLVKKEICKHFANCELRSIVIVDRSMLGSDSSTTNYPGKVPPGLDNPSDAVDDNSMKEDKRPVDSEPKEHENM; via the exons ATGACAATCAGTGGCATCGTCGcctttaatattgattttcggATTTTATCTTCCACTGGTCAAACTCATACTCCATTTCTTTCAAAACCCTTCAATTCTCTCCTCTCCCCCACCTCCATTTCGACCTCAATTCACCCTCCTCTTGCTGCTCGCTGCtccttctcctcctcctcctcctcctccatcGCTTCTTTCG ATATGGATAATGGTGCAGGTCTCAGTTTATATCCACTACATCGGTGCAAAACAGTTCACCTG GTCAGGCATGCACAGGGGATCCACAATGTTGATGGAGATAAGAGTTATAAAGCATATATGCGTCCTGAGTTTTTTGATGCTCACATTACTCAGCTTGGATGGCAGCAG ATTGATAATTTGcgtaagcatgttcatgcatctgGTCTTTCCAGGAAGATTGATTTGGTTGTAACATCCCCTTTGCTCAG GACTCTACAAACTGCTGTTGGAGTATTTGGTGGCGAAGGCTATACAGCTGGAATGGACGTGCTGCCCCTAATGATTGCAAATGCCGGCAATAGTGCACGAGCTGCAATTTCAAGTCTAAACTGCCCACCTATTGCTGCTGTTGAGCTTTGTCGTGAACATTTG GGAGTTCATCCTTGCGACAAGAGGAGAAACATCAGTGATTATCAATTCCTCTTTCCTGCAGTTGATTTTTCACTG ATAGAAAGCGACGAGGATGTATTGTGGAAGGCTGACGTTAGAGAGACAAAGGAAGAACTGGCAGCCAGAGGATTGCAGTTCCTGAATTG GTTGTGGACGAGGAAGGAGAAGGAGATAGCCGTTGTTACTCATAGTGGATTTTTGTTTCATACCCTAACTGCTTTTGGAAATGACTGCCACCCTTTGGTGAAAAAGGAAATATGCAAACA CTTTGCAAATTGCGAGCTTCGATCTATTGTCATAGTTGATAGAAG TATGCTTGGGTCGGATTCCTCAACAACTAATTATCCTGGAAAGGTACCTCCGGGGCTGGATAATCCTAGTGATGCCGTGGATGATAACAGCATGAAGGAAGACAAACGACCAGTTGATTCGGAACCAAAGGAACACGAAAATATGTAA
- the LOC120091596 gene encoding phosphoglycerate mutase-like protein 1 isoform X2 has protein sequence MRPEFFDAHITQLGWQQIDNLRKHVHASGLSRKIDLVVTSPLLRTLQTAVGVFGGEGYTAGMDVLPLMIANAGNSARAAISSLNCPPIAAVELCREHLGVHPCDKRRNISDYQFLFPAVDFSLIESDEDVLWKADVRETKEELAARGLQFLNWLWTRKEKEIAVVTHSGFLFHTLTAFGNDCHPLVKKEICKHFANCELRSIVIVDRSMLGSDSSTTNYPGKVPPGLDNPSDAVDDNSMKEDKRPVDSEPKEHENM, from the exons ATGCGTCCTGAGTTTTTTGATGCTCACATTACTCAGCTTGGATGGCAGCAG ATTGATAATTTGcgtaagcatgttcatgcatctgGTCTTTCCAGGAAGATTGATTTGGTTGTAACATCCCCTTTGCTCAG GACTCTACAAACTGCTGTTGGAGTATTTGGTGGCGAAGGCTATACAGCTGGAATGGACGTGCTGCCCCTAATGATTGCAAATGCCGGCAATAGTGCACGAGCTGCAATTTCAAGTCTAAACTGCCCACCTATTGCTGCTGTTGAGCTTTGTCGTGAACATTTG GGAGTTCATCCTTGCGACAAGAGGAGAAACATCAGTGATTATCAATTCCTCTTTCCTGCAGTTGATTTTTCACTG ATAGAAAGCGACGAGGATGTATTGTGGAAGGCTGACGTTAGAGAGACAAAGGAAGAACTGGCAGCCAGAGGATTGCAGTTCCTGAATTG GTTGTGGACGAGGAAGGAGAAGGAGATAGCCGTTGTTACTCATAGTGGATTTTTGTTTCATACCCTAACTGCTTTTGGAAATGACTGCCACCCTTTGGTGAAAAAGGAAATATGCAAACA CTTTGCAAATTGCGAGCTTCGATCTATTGTCATAGTTGATAGAAG TATGCTTGGGTCGGATTCCTCAACAACTAATTATCCTGGAAAGGTACCTCCGGGGCTGGATAATCCTAGTGATGCCGTGGATGATAACAGCATGAAGGAAGACAAACGACCAGTTGATTCGGAACCAAAGGAACACGAAAATATGTAA